In the genome of Diaphorobacter sp. HDW4A, the window CTTGGGATCGGACTGCACCTTCTCCATCGACCCCTCCGCGAGAATCTTTCCCTGGTGCATTACCGTGACCTTGTGCGCAATCTGCTTGACGAACTCCATGTCGTGCTCGATCACGATCACCGAGCGGTTCTTGCAGATGCGCTTGAGCAGATCGGCGGTGAGCTCGCGCTCCTTGGCACTCATGCCCGCGATGGGCTCGTCGAGCATCAACAACTCGGGCTCCTGCATCAACAACATACCGATCTCCAGCCACTGCTTCTGGCCATGACTGAGCAGCCCTGCCTCGGTCTCCATGCGATCCGCGAGGCCGATTTCGCGCGCCACCGCCTCCACGCAGGCCAGCACTTCATCGGTGCACTGAAAGCCGAGCGCGCCCCATACCGTGCGGCCTGAGGGATACGACACCTCGAGGTTCTTGAACACCGAGAGGTTCTCGTAGATCGACGGCGTCTGGAACTTGCGGCCAATGCCCTGGCGCACGCGCTTGTATTCGGGCATGCCCGTCAGCTCCTGGTTCTGGAACTTGATGCTGCCCTTGCTCGCCTTGGTCTTTCCGCAGATCAGATCGAGCAGCGTGGTCTTGCCCGCGCCGTTCGGCCCGATGATCACGCGCAGCTCGTTACGGTCAATGTAGAGGTTCAGACTGTCGATGGCCTTGAAGCCGTCGAACGACACGGTGAGGTCTTCCACCGCGAGTGCGAAGTCGGTATTGCTCATGGGTCTTGCTCCTTATGCGCCCTGACTGCTGATCTTGGAGTCGGCGCCACGCGGCGCAATCGGGTCGGGATACGCGGCCTGCGCTGCAGCCACACGTTCCTTGGTGATCTTTTTCTCCTCCTTCAATTTCTTGAAATGCGGCTTGATCTTTTCTTCCCACAAACCCGCCAGACCCATCGGAAACGCCATGGTCACGCCGATGAACAGCGCCGCCATGAGGAACAGCCACAGGTCGGGGAAGCTCTCTGAAAAAATCGTCTTACCCGCATTCACCAGCAGCGTTCCATAGACCGCGCCGACGAGGCTCATGCGACCACCGACCGCCGCGTAAATCACCATCTCGATGGACGGAACGATGCCAACGAAAGTAGGCGACATGAAGCCCACCTGCAACGTGAACAGCGCACCACCGATACCCGAGAGCGCGGCCGCCAGGCAGAAGGTGAAGACCTTGAAGTTGGCCACGTCGTAGCCCGAGAAGCGCACGCGGTCTTCCTTGTCGCGCATGGCGAGCAGCAGCGTGCCGAGCTTGCTCGTCTGGATCCAGCGGCACAGCACGATCGATGCGACCAACAGCGCCACGCAGACGTAGTAGAGGATGTACTTGGCGCTGTCGGTGCGGGTGTCCCAGCCGAGCAGCGTCCTCAGATCCGTCATGCCGTTCACGCCGCCGGTGTAGCCCTGTTGACCAATGATGAGCACGGTGACGATCAGCGCCACGGCCTGCGTGATGATCGCAAAATACACACCGCCCACGCGGCGCTTGAACATCGCGAAGCTGATGAGCCAGGCCAGCGCCACGGGCACCAACACCACCGCGATCAGCGCGAGCGGCAGGCTCTTGAATGGCAACCAAAGCAGCGGCAGTTCGGTGAGCTGGTTCCAATCCATGAAGTCGGGAATGCCGGGCGTGGACTGGATCTTGGTGCTCTCGGGATCGGACGCTTCGAGCTTGAGAAACATTGCCATCGCATAGCCGCCGAGGCCGAAGAAAACGCCCTGCCCAAGGCTCAGCACGCCGCCGTAGCCCCAGACCATCACGAGGCCAACCGCAACGAAGGCGTAGCAAAGATATTTGCCCACCATGTTGAGGCGGAAAATGTCGAGCGTGAGCGGCAGCACCACGGCCAGCAGCACGGTGAGAATCACCAGACTCGCGAGCTGGTAGCGTTGGATCAGGGCTTTGATGGAGTCCATGTCAGTTCATCCGTTCTTATCGTGAAAATCAACGCGGGTTCAACGTCGCACCTTGGATGCGAACAGCCCTTGCGGACGCACCATCAGGATCAGCACGATCAGCGACAGCGTGAGCACCTTGGCCATGGAGCCGGTCATGAAGAACTCGGTGATCGACTGGGTCTGCGCAATGCTGAAGGCCGAGACCACGGTGCCGAGCAAACTCGCCGCACCGCCGAAGGTGACCACAAGGAACGAGTCGACGATGTAGAGCTGGCCGGATGTGGGACCCGTCGAACCGATGGTCGTGAACGCCGCGCCCGCGATGCCAGCAATGCCGCAGCCGATGGCGAAGGTCAGGCGGTCGGTCTTCTTGGTGTCGATGCCGGTGGCGTTGGCCATGGTGCGGTTGCTCACCGTGGCGCGCACCCGAAGGCCCCAGCGGCTTCGGTGCAACGCAAGCAACACGCCGAGCGACACGACGATGGTCAGCGAGAGCACGAAGAGACCGTTGATCGGAATGTCGAGTCCTTCGGCGGGTGACCACGATCCCATGAGCCACTCGGGCAGCGTCGGGCTCACCTCCTTGGGATTGATGAACGTGCGAAAGCACTGCTGCAACCCGAGGCTCACGCCCCAGGTGGCAAGCAGCGTATCGAGCGGCCGCGCGTAGAGGTGGCGGATCAGCGCCCACTCCATGATCCAGCCCAGCATGAAGGCGAAGACGAAGGCCAGCACGATGGCGAACGGAAAGTAGTACGCCATCGATTCGGGCGACCACCGTTCGGTGAGCTGCGACATCATGTAGACGGTGTAGGCACCGATCGCCATGAACTCGCCATGCGCCATGTTGATGACGCCCATCTGCCCGAAGATGATGGCAAGGCCCAGTCCCATGAGCAGCAGCACTGCGAACAGGGACAGGCCCGCAAAGCCTTGCATCAGGCCGATGTTGAGCATGTCTGAGAAGGTCATGTGGTGGTCTTTCTGCCTGGCTTTCGTTGTTCGGAAGATCGCGGCATCGGCGACATGCACGCGCGTCATGCGCACGGTGCTGCGATTTCCTCGTCAGTGATTCAGATCACTGGTAGCCCTTGGGGAATGGATCGGGTTTGATGAGTTCTGGCGATTCGGCGACCACCTTGAATGTGCCGTTGAGTTGGCCCTGCGCGATGCGCGACTTGCTCCATAGGTGATGGTTCGGGTCGACCTTCACGTAGCCTTCGGGCGCGCTCTTGAGCTCGATGCCCGGCGATGCGGCGACCACCTTGTCCACATCGAAACTACCCGCTTTCTCGACCGCCGCCTTCCACAGCCACGGGCCGAGATAGGCCGCCTGCGTCACGTCACCGATCACGCCGTCCTTGCCGTACTTGGCCTTGAAGGCTTCGACGAACTTCTTGTTGTTGTCGTTGTCGAGCGTCTGGAAATATTTCATCGACGAGTAGAAACCGTTGAAGTTCTCGCCGCCCACGCCGGTCATCTCGTCCTCGGTCACCGACAGGGTCAGCAGGAACTGCTTGTCGCCCGTGATGCCTGCGGCCTTGAGCTGCTTGTAGAAGGCCACGTTCGATCCGCCCACCACGGCGGCAAAAATGCAATCCGGCTTGGCGAGCTTGATCTTGTTGATCAACGAATTGAAGTTGGTGTGGCCAAGCGGGTAGTACTCCTCGCCCACCACCTTGCCGATCTTGGCGACCTGCTCGATGTGCTTGCGCGCAATCTTCATCGACGTGCGCGGCCAGATGTAGTCCGAACCGATCAGGAAGTAGGTCTTGGCCTTCTTCTCCTTAGCACCCCAGTCGAGGCCGTAGATGATCTGCTGCGTGGCCTCCTGGCCGGTGTAGATCACGTTCTTGCTCTGCTCCAGACCTTCGTAGAAAGTGGGGTAGTAGAGCAGTCCGTTTTCCTTCTCGAACACCGGCAGCACTGCCTTGCGCGAGGCGCTGGTCCAGCAGCCGAACACGGCGGCCACGCGGTCGTTGACGAGCAGCTTCTTGCTCTTTTCGGCGAAGGTCGGCCAGTCGGATGCGCCGTCTTCCTTGATCACGCGGATCTTGCGGCCAAGGATGCCGCCGGCGGCATTGATCTGGTCGATGGCGAGCTGCTCGGCCTGAATCGAACCCGTTTCCGAAATCGCCATCGTGCCACTGGCCGAGTGCAGCTGGCCGACCACCACTTCGCTGTCCGTGACGGCGAGCTTGGTCGTGTTCACCTTGGCCGTGGGGAACTGCTGGGCCAGCACCATGCCCGACAGGCCCATGGCGGGCAAAGCGGCAGCACCCTGAATCAGGCGGCGGCGACCGATATTGATGATGTAGAAGTCGTCAGCGTGTTGAGACATCGAATGCTCCAAAGTAGTGAACGGATGCGCACATGCGGCACCGCTTTGGTGCCGCCCCTCTCAGCCCTCTGGTGTGAGCCGGTGTTGTCACTCTAGGGATTGCCCTTGGTTTGGCGAATACGTCAAATGACGTATGCGGCTGCGCATGCCGTGCGTGCGGGTCTGGCGCATTCCTTGCGTCGATGGCGCATCAGACCAACACCAGACAGCCATGTCGCAAACGGCGAATCAGTCCATCATTCGTGTCCGGCGTGACTACAACGCCTGGGTCGCCAACGAAACGCTGGAGGACTACGCGCTGCGCTACACGCCGCGCAGCTTCCGCAAGTGGTCCGCATTCCGCGTGGGCAATGCCGCGTTCGGCGCGACCTCGTTTCTCGCGCTCGAGGCCATCGGCGCCACGCTGGCGCTGCGCTATGGCTTCGAGAACGCGCTGTGGAGCATTCTGGTGGTGGGCATCATCATCTTTCTCACCGGCCTGCCGATCTCGTACTACGCGGCTCGCTACGGCGTGGATGTGGACCTGCTCACGCGCGGCGCGGGCTTCGGCTACCTGGGCTCGACCATCACCTCGCTGATCTACGCGAGCTTCACCTTCATCTTCTTCGCGCTGGAGGCGGCCATCCTCGCGCTCGCACTCAGGCTGTATCTCGACTGGCCGCTGCCCGCGCTCTATCTCGCCTCATCGCTGGTCATCATTCCACTCGTGATGCGCGGGGTCACGCTGATCTCGGCGCTGCAGCTGTGGACGCAGCCGGTGTGGCTGTTGCTGTTCGCTCTGCCCTTCATCGCCATTGCGCTCAAGGCTCCGCATCTGTATGGCGAATTCGGCTCGCTGGTAGGCAGCGTCTCGGGCAGCAATGCGTTCGATCCGTTGATGTTCGGCGTCGGCACGACCATCGCTTTCTCGATGGTCGTGCAGATCGGCGAGCAGGTGGACTACCTGCGCTTTTTGCCCGAGAAAACGCCTCAGAACCGCCTGTGCTGGTGGACCACGGTGCTCGTGGCCGGGCCGGGCTGGATCGTTCCCGGCATGCTCAAGATGCTGGGCGGCGCGTTCCTCGCCTTCGTCGCGCTGCAGCACGAGATACCGACCGCGCACGCGATGGAACCCACCCACATGTACACAGTGGGCTTCTCGTATGTGTTGAGCCATCCCGCCTGGGTGATCGCCGTCACCACGCTGTTCATCGTGATCTGCCAGCTCAAAATCAATCTGACCAACGCGTATGCGGGCTCGCTCGCATGGTCCAACTTCTTCGCGCGGCTCACGCACAGCCATCCGGGGCGCGTGGTGTGGCTGGTGTTCAACGTGCTGATCGCCGTGCTGCTGATGACGCTGGGCGTCTTCGGCGCACTCGAGCATGTGCTGGGCTTCTACAGCAACATCGCGATTGCGTGGGTTGGCGCTCTGGTGGCCGACCTCGTCATCAACAAGCCGCTCGGCCTGAGCCCGCGTTCCATCGAATTCAAGCGCGCGCATCTCTACGACCTGAATCCTGTGGGACTGGTGTCTACCGTAGTCGCGGCCCTGCTTGGCGTGGCTGCGTATTCGGGTTGGATGGGCCCCACGATGGAGGCCTTCTCGTCGTTTCTTGCACTCGCCGTAGCGCTTGTGACCGCGCCGCTGATCGCGTGGATCACTAGAGGCAAGTACTACCTGGCGCGCAAGGAGCGGCCCCATTGGCAGCCGGGCGAGGCCGTGCGCTGCTCGGTCTGCGACAACAGCTTCGAATCAGAGGACATGGCCTGGTGTCCCATCTACGGCGCGCCGATCTGCTCGCTGTGCTGCACGCTCGAATCGCGCTGCCGCGATGGCTGCAAGACGGGCTCGCGCGCATCCGAACAGATCAGCGACTGGGTGCACCGCTGGCTGCCCACGCGCATCGCGCAGAAGCTCAATTTCCGCGTCGCGCACTATCTGCTTGTGGCCTCCGCGCTGGTCGCGATGCTCGCGTCGGTCATCGGCATCATCTATACGCAAGAGATCGTCGCGGGATCGAGTCCAGCGCTGCTGATGGCACCGTTTCTCAAGGTGTTTGCGCTGCTGTCGCTGGTGGCTGTGGTGAGCGCCTGGTGGATCGTTCTGGCCAGCGAAAGCCGCGTGCTCGCGCAGGACGAATCGAACCGCCACAACCTGCTGCTCACCGAAGAGATCGCCGCACACCGCAAGACCGATGCGGCGCTGCAAGCCGCCAAGGAATCCGCAGAGTCCGCCAATCAGGCCAAGACACGCTATGTGGCCGGCATCACGCATGAGCTGCGCACACCGCTCAACAGCATCCTCGGCTACTCGCAGATTCTGCTCAAGGAAGATTCCACAAGCGTCAATCCGCGCAAAGCCCTTGGCACCATCTACCAAAGCGGCGAGCACATGCTGAGCCTGATAGACGGTCTGCTCGATCTCGCGCGCATCGAGGCCGGCCGTTTGCAGCTCGAACCCGCACCGATCGACCTGCCCGCATTTCTTGAAGAGATCGTCCACATGTTCCGGCCGCAGGCACAAAGCAAGGGCGTGGCGTTTGAATACACCGTTGCGGGCACGCTGCCGCCATGGACGCGCGCGGACGCCAAGCGGCTCAAGCAGATTCTCATCAACCTGCTCGGCAACGCGGTGCGCTACACCAAGCACGGCTGCGTCACGCTGCATGTCGATGCGCGCCGCGAAGTGCTGCGCTTCGACGTGATTGACACCGGCTGCGGTGTAGCGCCGCAGGACCGCTCGCGCATCTTCATGCCATTCGAGCGCGGCACAGCTGGACGCCGTTCGGGCGAGCCGGGAACAGGCCTTGGCCTCACCATCACAGGGCTGCTCACTACGCTGATGGGCGGCGAACTCACGCTTGCACAATCGTCGCCTGCGGGCAGCACGTTCTCGGTGCGCATGCATCTGGCGCGCATCACCGCGCCGCAGAAACCGGTGCGCCACCGCGGGCTGATGACGGGCTACATCGGTGCGCGGGCATTCGCTCTTGCTCGTCGACGATCAACCGTTGCAGCGCCAGATGCTCGCCGGCCTGTTGCTGCCACTGGGCTTCAAGATCCGCGAGGCAGCGAGCGGCACCGAATGCCTCGAGACGCTGCGCGATCACAAGCCGTCCGCCATCCTCATGGACATCAACATGGACGACGATCTCGACGGCTGGGACACCGCGCGCACGCTGCGCCAGCGCGGCCATGTGGATATGCCGATTCTCATCGTCTCCGCCAACGTGTTCGAGAACCAGCCGGAACGTCTGGCGGAGTTCGGCTGTCAGGGCTTCATCGGCAAGCCGGTCATGGAAAGCGAGCTCTTGGCCGCGCTCGAGCGCGTGCTGAGCCTCGAATGGGTCGCGTCCCCGCTGCCCTTGCTGGCCACACCGCGCGGCCGAGTAGCAGATGCCTCCGATCTGCCCGACGAGGCGAAACAAGAACTGCTGCAGCTGCTGCAGATAGGTCATGCACGCGGCGCGCAGCGCGCGGCGGCACGGCTTGCGTCCGCACATCCCGAGCATGCCGCGCTGCTGCAAACCTTAAGCGACATGCTCACGCGCTTCGAGCTCGATGCCGTGCTGGCGCTGTTGAGAGACGAGAGAGACCATGCCACCGAACACTGATCTTCACATGCCTCATGAAAAGGGCGTGATCCTCGTTGTCGACGATGCACCCGATACCCTCGCCCTGCTCTGCGACACGTTGGATCTGCATGGCTACACCGTGCTCGTCGCGACTGACGGGGAAAGCGCGATCCAGCGACTGGCCTATGTGATTCCCGATGCCATCCTGCTCGACGGCGTGATGCCCGGCGCGTCGGGCTTCGAGACCTGCCGGCGCATCAAGGCCGAGCCCGCATGGGCACACATTCCGGTGATCTTCATGACGGGCCTGGCCGAAACCGAGAACATCGTCGCGGGCTTCGACAGCGGCGGCGTGGACTATGTCGTCAAGCCGGTGCGCGAGGCCGAAATCCTCGCGCGCCTGACCACGCATGCGCGCAACGCACGCATCTCGCGCATGGTGCGCGACGCGGTGGATGTGGCGGGAACGGGCTCGTTGATCGTCGATGCACAGGGTCGCATCGCCTGGGTGTCGCCGCTCGCTCAAGGCTGGCTTGCGACACTGCCACGCAGTCATTCAGACGCTGCGTTGCCCGATGCAATTCACCATGTGCTCACCAAGGACGATGTGCTGCATGTGACCGGTGACGACGGCAGGCCGCTGTGCATCCGCAATCTGGGATGCGCGGCGCTCGGAGAGACCATGCTGCTACTGTCGCAGACCCCGGAGCCGCAGCGCAATGACCGCCTCGCCGATGCACGGCTCACTCCGCGCGAGACCGAGGTTCTGTCGTGGCTGGCCAAGGGCAAGACCAACCGAGACATCTCCGAGATCCTCAGCATGAGCCCGCGCACGGTGAGCAAGCACCTTGAGCACATCTTCGAGAAGCTCGGCGTGGAGACGCGATCCGCCGCCGCCGCGCTCGCAAGCGGTGCAGTGGCATGAGCAACGTGGCATGCGGCGCTGATCGCTCAGTCAGCCTTGACGAGCCAGTTGCGCAGCTCAGTCTTGAGCACCTTGCCGTAGCTGTTCTTGGGCAAAGCATCGACAAAGCGATAGGACTTGGGCCGCTTGAAACGTGCGATGTGATCGAGACACAGTGCATCGAGCTCGGCATCATCAGGCCGCGCACCTTCACCCGTGACGAGGAAGGCGATGACCACCTCTCCCCAGTCCGCATCGCGCTGGCCAACGACCGCCACCTCGCTGATCTGCGGATGCAGCAGCAACACCTCTTCGACCTCACGCGGATAGATGTTGGAGCCGCCCGAGATGATCACGTCCTTGGAGCGATCACGCAGCGTGAGAAAGCCGTCGGCATCCATGCTCGCCACATCGCCCGTGTGCAGCCAGCCGTTGCGCAGCGTGCTGTGCGTGGCGGCCTCATTCGCCCAGTAGCCCGCCATCACTGCATCGCCGCGCACGATCACCTCACCCAGTTCGCCGACCGGCACTTGACGGTCATCCGTATCGACCACGCGCACCTCGACACTGGCATGCGCCTTGCCGACTGAGGCGATGCGCTCGGCCCAGCGCGGATGCGCTGCGTCCGCGATCTGCTCACGCGCGAGTGCG includes:
- the urtB gene encoding urea ABC transporter permease subunit UrtB; amino-acid sequence: MTFSDMLNIGLMQGFAGLSLFAVLLLMGLGLAIIFGQMGVINMAHGEFMAIGAYTVYMMSQLTERWSPESMAYYFPFAIVLAFVFAFMLGWIMEWALIRHLYARPLDTLLATWGVSLGLQQCFRTFINPKEVSPTLPEWLMGSWSPAEGLDIPINGLFVLSLTIVVSLGVLLALHRSRWGLRVRATVSNRTMANATGIDTKKTDRLTFAIGCGIAGIAGAAFTTIGSTGPTSGQLYIVDSFLVVTFGGAASLLGTVVSAFSIAQTQSITEFFMTGSMAKVLTLSLIVLILMVRPQGLFASKVRR
- the urtD gene encoding urea ABC transporter ATP-binding protein UrtD, which codes for MSNTDFALAVEDLTVSFDGFKAIDSLNLYIDRNELRVIIGPNGAGKTTLLDLICGKTKASKGSIKFQNQELTGMPEYKRVRQGIGRKFQTPSIYENLSVFKNLEVSYPSGRTVWGALGFQCTDEVLACVEAVAREIGLADRMETEAGLLSHGQKQWLEIGMLLMQEPELLMLDEPIAGMSAKERELTADLLKRICKNRSVIVIEHDMEFVKQIAHKVTVMHQGKILAEGSMEKVQSDPKVIDVYLGH
- a CDS encoding response regulator transcription factor; this translates as MPPNTDLHMPHEKGVILVVDDAPDTLALLCDTLDLHGYTVLVATDGESAIQRLAYVIPDAILLDGVMPGASGFETCRRIKAEPAWAHIPVIFMTGLAETENIVAGFDSGGVDYVVKPVREAEILARLTTHARNARISRMVRDAVDVAGTGSLIVDAQGRIAWVSPLAQGWLATLPRSHSDAALPDAIHHVLTKDDVLHVTGDDGRPLCIRNLGCAALGETMLLLSQTPEPQRNDRLADARLTPRETEVLSWLAKGKTNRDISEILSMSPRTVSKHLEHIFEKLGVETRSAAAALASGAVA
- the urtA gene encoding urea ABC transporter substrate-binding protein, with protein sequence MSQHADDFYIINIGRRRLIQGAAALPAMGLSGMVLAQQFPTAKVNTTKLAVTDSEVVVGQLHSASGTMAISETGSIQAEQLAIDQINAAGGILGRKIRVIKEDGASDWPTFAEKSKKLLVNDRVAAVFGCWTSASRKAVLPVFEKENGLLYYPTFYEGLEQSKNVIYTGQEATQQIIYGLDWGAKEKKAKTYFLIGSDYIWPRTSMKIARKHIEQVAKIGKVVGEEYYPLGHTNFNSLINKIKLAKPDCIFAAVVGGSNVAFYKQLKAAGITGDKQFLLTLSVTEDEMTGVGGENFNGFYSSMKYFQTLDNDNNKKFVEAFKAKYGKDGVIGDVTQAAYLGPWLWKAAVEKAGSFDVDKVVAASPGIELKSAPEGYVKVDPNHHLWSKSRIAQGQLNGTFKVVAESPELIKPDPFPKGYQ
- the urtC gene encoding urea ABC transporter permease subunit UrtC — protein: MDSIKALIQRYQLASLVILTVLLAVVLPLTLDIFRLNMVGKYLCYAFVAVGLVMVWGYGGVLSLGQGVFFGLGGYAMAMFLKLEASDPESTKIQSTPGIPDFMDWNQLTELPLLWLPFKSLPLALIAVVLVPVALAWLISFAMFKRRVGGVYFAIITQAVALIVTVLIIGQQGYTGGVNGMTDLRTLLGWDTRTDSAKYILYYVCVALLVASIVLCRWIQTSKLGTLLLAMRDKEDRVRFSGYDVANFKVFTFCLAAALSGIGGALFTLQVGFMSPTFVGIVPSIEMVIYAAVGGRMSLVGAVYGTLLVNAGKTIFSESFPDLWLFLMAALFIGVTMAFPMGLAGLWEEKIKPHFKKLKEEKKITKERVAAAQAAYPDPIAPRGADSKISSQGA